In Agrobacterium sp. RAC06, a single window of DNA contains:
- a CDS encoding M16 family metallopeptidase — translation MNVECTRLPSGLTVVTENMPHLESVALGTWIKSGSRNETEAEHGIAHLLEHMAFKGTNTRTARQIAEQIENVGGEVNAATSTETTSYYARVLKDNVPLAVDILADILTDSVFDEEELEREKHVILQEIGAADDTPDDVVFDRFSEQAYRGQTIGRSILGTPETVQSFSSDQIRAYLSRNYTTDRMFVVAAGKVDHDAFVKQVEQRFASLPTKPSATPVMDAAHYTGGESREERDLMDTQVLLGFEGKAYHMRDFYCSQILANILGGGMSSRLFQEVREIRGLCYSVYAFHWGFSDTGIFGIHAATGGENLPELVPVIIDELRKVSDRIDQQEIERSRAQIRAQLLMGQESPAARAGQIARQMMLYGRTIPNQEMMERLAGITTERLTDLAGRLFFDTVPTLSAIGPVDHLVPLDDIRGALTTQPAGIRKAVG, via the coding sequence ATGAATGTTGAATGCACCCGGCTTCCATCGGGTTTGACTGTCGTAACCGAAAACATGCCCCATCTGGAAAGCGTGGCTCTCGGAACCTGGATCAAGTCCGGCTCGCGTAACGAGACCGAAGCCGAGCATGGCATTGCGCATCTGCTCGAGCATATGGCGTTCAAGGGTACGAATACGCGCACGGCCCGGCAGATCGCCGAGCAGATCGAGAATGTCGGCGGCGAAGTGAACGCCGCCACCTCGACGGAAACGACCTCCTATTACGCCCGCGTGCTGAAGGACAATGTTCCGCTCGCGGTCGATATCCTCGCCGACATCCTGACCGACAGCGTCTTCGACGAGGAGGAACTGGAGCGCGAGAAGCACGTCATCCTGCAGGAAATCGGCGCAGCCGACGATACCCCAGACGACGTGGTCTTCGACCGTTTCTCCGAACAGGCCTATCGCGGCCAGACGATCGGCCGTAGCATTCTTGGCACGCCCGAGACGGTGCAGTCCTTCTCCAGCGACCAGATCCGCGCCTATCTGTCGCGCAACTACACGACCGACCGGATGTTCGTCGTGGCCGCCGGCAAGGTCGACCACGATGCCTTCGTCAAGCAGGTGGAGCAGCGTTTCGCCTCGCTGCCGACAAAGCCGTCTGCGACGCCGGTGATGGATGCCGCGCACTATACCGGTGGCGAGTCGCGGGAAGAACGCGACCTGATGGATACCCAGGTCCTGCTCGGCTTCGAGGGCAAGGCCTATCACATGCGCGACTTCTACTGCTCGCAGATCCTCGCCAACATTCTCGGTGGCGGCATGTCTTCGCGGCTGTTCCAGGAAGTGCGCGAGATCCGTGGCCTGTGCTATTCGGTCTACGCCTTCCACTGGGGCTTTTCGGATACCGGCATTTTCGGCATCCATGCCGCGACCGGCGGCGAGAACCTGCCGGAACTGGTGCCCGTGATCATCGATGAGCTGCGCAAGGTCTCCGACCGCATCGACCAGCAGGAAATCGAGCGTTCGCGGGCGCAGATCCGCGCCCAGCTTCTGATGGGCCAGGAGAGCCCGGCTGCCCGCGCCGGTCAGATCGCCCGGCAGATGATGCTCTACGGACGCACCATTCCGAACCAGGAAATGATGGAACGGCTTGCCGGCATCACCACCGAACGCCTGACGGACCTTGCCGGTCGGCTGTTCTTCGACACGGTTCCGACGCTGTCGGCCATTGGCCCGGTCGATCATCTGGTTCCGCTCGACGATATCAGAGGCGCGCTGACGACACAGCCTGCCGGTATCCGCAAGGCCGTCGGCTAA
- a CDS encoding GNAT family N-acetyltransferase → MTRSVFRFLSRQPDMPEITSERLLLRLPRFRDFEQWHQLRKESRAFLQPWEPSWRTDELTERAFRQRVLRNEQEFHSGMAVPFFVFDRAEDTLLGGLTIGLIRRGAAQSCMIGYWMGERHAGQGHMFAALQLAIPYIFGPLELHRIEAACIPDNVNSLRLLEKAGFEREGLLRDYLKINGEWRDHLLYSRIGGHKARNGKTPS, encoded by the coding sequence ATGACGCGCTCGGTGTTTCGGTTTCTGTCCCGGCAGCCGGATATGCCGGAAATCACCAGCGAACGACTCCTCCTTCGCCTGCCCCGCTTCCGCGATTTCGAGCAATGGCACCAGCTGCGCAAAGAGAGCCGTGCATTTCTGCAGCCATGGGAGCCGTCCTGGCGCACCGACGAGCTGACCGAGCGCGCGTTTCGGCAGCGTGTGCTGCGTAATGAACAGGAATTTCACTCCGGCATGGCAGTGCCCTTCTTTGTCTTCGATCGGGCCGAGGACACCTTGCTGGGCGGGCTCACCATCGGTCTCATCCGCCGCGGAGCGGCTCAAAGCTGCATGATCGGCTACTGGATGGGCGAACGTCATGCCGGCCAGGGCCACATGTTTGCCGCACTTCAGCTGGCTATTCCCTACATCTTCGGGCCACTCGAGTTGCACCGTATCGAAGCAGCCTGTATTCCGGACAACGTCAACAGCCTGAGGCTACTCGAAAAAGCGGGATTTGAGCGGGAAGGTCTTTTGCGCGATTATCTGAAAATCAACGGGGAATGGCGCGACCATCTGCTGTATTCCCGGATCGGCGGCCATAAGGCGCGGAACGGCAAGACGCCCTCATGA
- a CDS encoding EAL domain-containing protein, protein MTNTRTLSRAVPRLAALWIAALTTAYLCLAASAAFAVEPVKIARDDTALDLTATTEIYTNQGEAFQVSTAAGADGIRRRIEVRSSSEEHQGDWAVFALANVSEEQLERVIVAPHFRLSGSRMFWPDLGSQRIMAITPSEGFALDRVPGPDADVFRITLNPGTVITFVAELATPELPQIYLWEPDAYKDTVNAFTLYRGIVLGIAGLLAVFLTILFVVKGTSMLPAAAALAWAVLAYICVDFGFLEKLISLTSSDIRMWRAGAEVALASSLVIFLFTYLNLNRWHVHLGYATLAWMLGLTVLFGVAIFDPSIAAGIARVSFALTGVVGIGLIIYLGFNRYDRAVLLVPTWALILVWLFAGWLTVTGQLDNDIIQPALGGGLVLIVLLIGFTVMQHAFAGGAYQQGLFSDLERQSLALTGSGDTVWDWDVARDRVVTSPDVSIRLGLSPGTMHGPARNWLPRLHPDDRDRFRATLDVLLEHRKGRLSHEFRIRAEDGHFHWLKIRARPVLGSNGEVIRCVGTIIDVTEQKNSIDRLLVDAMHDNLTGLPNREVFLDRLQAILSLASTSESVRPTVLAIDIDRYKQVNDALGIAAGDNILIAITRRLRRLLKPQDTLARLSGDEFGLILVSEKDPAKIADFADAISKAIMVPLNFANREISLTASIGLVSWVDQQESAASLLADAELAMYRAKRSGGNRVEPFRPAFRTVSTDRLQLETDLRRTIERKELSMAYQPIVRLANGEIAGFEALMRWDHPKRGNISPTEFIPIAEMSDLIEPLGMFALERASGDLMDWERQTGELPIFVSVNLSSAQLISSEIYNDIRAMLVKTQCDPKRIKLELTESVVMENPEQARLMLEKLKDTGISLALDDFGTGYSSLAYLTRFPFDTIKLDKALVCDQSDKKSVLLRSVVSMARGLDMQVVAEGIQTDQDAADLAMMGCDFGQSYLFGPPLGSESVLRLLKERFPLMKRA, encoded by the coding sequence ATGACGAATACCCGAACCCTTTCGCGCGCCGTGCCTCGCCTCGCCGCCCTTTGGATTGCTGCGCTTACGACAGCATATCTGTGCCTCGCTGCATCGGCGGCATTCGCCGTCGAGCCGGTGAAGATTGCGCGCGACGACACTGCGCTCGACCTGACGGCAACCACCGAGATCTACACGAACCAGGGCGAGGCCTTCCAGGTTTCGACCGCCGCCGGTGCCGACGGCATTCGCCGGCGCATCGAGGTGCGTTCGAGCTCCGAGGAGCATCAGGGCGACTGGGCTGTCTTTGCGCTCGCCAATGTCTCGGAAGAACAGCTGGAGCGCGTGATCGTCGCACCGCATTTCCGTCTTTCCGGTTCCAGGATGTTCTGGCCGGATCTCGGCTCCCAGCGCATCATGGCGATCACGCCATCGGAAGGCTTTGCGCTCGACCGCGTGCCGGGCCCCGATGCCGACGTCTTCCGCATTACGCTCAATCCGGGCACGGTCATCACCTTTGTTGCCGAGCTCGCGACGCCGGAGTTGCCGCAGATCTATCTCTGGGAGCCGGACGCCTACAAGGACACGGTCAACGCCTTCACCCTCTATCGCGGTATCGTGCTCGGCATTGCCGGTCTGCTCGCGGTGTTCCTGACGATCCTTTTCGTGGTCAAGGGAACGTCGATGCTGCCGGCCGCGGCAGCGCTTGCCTGGGCGGTTCTCGCCTATATCTGCGTCGACTTCGGCTTCCTCGAAAAGCTGATCTCGCTCACCTCGTCCGACATCCGAATGTGGCGCGCCGGAGCGGAAGTGGCGCTTGCCTCGTCGCTGGTCATCTTCCTCTTCACCTATCTCAACCTCAACCGCTGGCATGTGCATCTGGGCTACGCGACGCTTGCCTGGATGCTCGGCCTTACCGTGCTCTTCGGCGTAGCGATCTTCGACCCATCGATTGCTGCTGGCATCGCGCGTGTCTCCTTTGCGCTGACGGGCGTGGTCGGCATCGGGCTGATCATCTATCTCGGCTTCAATCGCTACGACCGCGCCGTGCTTCTGGTGCCGACCTGGGCCCTGATCCTGGTCTGGCTCTTCGCGGGCTGGCTGACCGTGACCGGCCAGCTCGACAACGACATCATCCAGCCGGCGCTTGGCGGTGGTCTGGTTCTCATCGTTCTCCTGATCGGCTTTACGGTCATGCAGCACGCCTTTGCCGGCGGCGCCTATCAGCAGGGTCTGTTCTCAGACCTCGAACGCCAGTCGCTGGCGCTCACCGGGTCCGGCGACACCGTCTGGGACTGGGACGTGGCGCGCGACCGCGTGGTGACGAGCCCTGATGTCTCGATACGTCTCGGCCTGTCGCCCGGCACCATGCATGGTCCAGCGCGCAACTGGCTGCCGCGCCTGCATCCCGACGACCGGGACCGCTTTCGTGCGACGCTCGACGTGCTACTCGAACATCGCAAGGGCCGGCTGAGTCACGAATTTCGGATCCGCGCCGAGGATGGCCACTTCCACTGGCTGAAGATCCGGGCGCGGCCGGTGCTCGGCTCGAACGGCGAGGTCATCCGCTGCGTCGGCACGATCATCGATGTCACCGAGCAGAAGAACTCGATCGACCGGCTGCTGGTCGATGCCATGCACGACAATCTGACGGGCCTGCCGAACCGCGAGGTCTTCCTCGACCGGCTGCAGGCGATCCTGTCGCTTGCCTCGACATCAGAGAGCGTGCGGCCTACCGTACTCGCGATCGATATCGACCGTTACAAGCAGGTCAATGACGCGCTGGGCATTGCAGCCGGTGACAATATCCTGATCGCCATCACGCGCCGCCTGCGCCGGCTCCTGAAGCCGCAGGATACGCTGGCGCGCCTTTCCGGCGACGAGTTCGGGCTGATCCTGGTGTCGGAAAAGGATCCGGCCAAGATCGCCGACTTTGCGGATGCCATTTCCAAGGCGATCATGGTGCCGCTGAATTTCGCCAATCGCGAGATCAGCCTGACAGCCTCGATCGGCCTCGTGTCCTGGGTCGACCAGCAAGAGAGCGCGGCCAGCCTGCTCGCCGACGCGGAGCTTGCCATGTACCGGGCGAAACGATCAGGTGGCAATCGCGTCGAGCCCTTCCGTCCGGCCTTCCGCACCGTCAGCACCGACCGCCTACAGCTGGAGACGGATCTCCGCCGCACCATCGAGCGCAAGGAGCTGTCGATGGCCTATCAGCCGATCGTCAGGCTTGCGAATGGCGAGATCGCCGGCTTCGAGGCGCTGATGCGCTGGGATCATCCGAAGCGCGGCAACATCTCGCCGACGGAGTTCATTCCGATCGCGGAAATGTCGGACCTGATCGAGCCGCTCGGCATGTTCGCGCTGGAGCGCGCATCGGGTGACCTGATGGACTGGGAACGCCAGACGGGCGAACTGCCGATCTTCGTCTCGGTCAACCTCTCTTCGGCGCAGCTGATCTCGAGCGAGATCTACAACGACATCCGCGCCATGCTGGTGAAGACCCAGTGCGATCCGAAGCGGATCAAGCTGGAGCTGACCGAAAGCGTCGTGATGGAAAATCCGGAACAGGCGCGCCTGATGCTGGAAAAGCTGAAGGACACCGGCATCAGCCTGGCGCTCGACGATTTCGGCACCGGCTATTCATCGCTTGCCTATCTCACTCGCTTCCCCTTCGACACGATCAAGCTCGACAAGGCGCTGGTCTGCGACCAGTCGGACAAGAAGTCCGTGCTGTTACGCTCCGTCGTCTCGATGGCGCGCGGGCTCGACATGCAGGTGGTGGCCGAGGGCATCCAGACCGACCAGGACGCCGCAGACCTTGCGATGATGGGCTGCGACTTCGGCCAGAGCTATCTGTTCGGCCCGCCCTTGGGTTCGGAGTCGGTGCTGAGGCTGCTCAAGGAACGGTTTCCGCTGATGAAGCGGGCGTGA
- a CDS encoding LysE family translocator, with protein MPAVEILFAFFLTTTVFAFIPGPAMLYVAARTLAADRRAGLMATLGIHVGCYVHVVAAAAGLSILFHLVPTLYVAVKLAGAAYLIYLGVRMFRAARAAGGMSGALPPVKSAGRAFLESMLVEILNPKTAIFFLAFLPQFIDATAGFPVWLQFLILGTLVNAMFTIADIVCVLAAGAITARLSRVSALQRNLQRTGGAILVGLGLQVAFQRT; from the coding sequence ATGCCTGCCGTCGAGATCCTCTTCGCTTTCTTCCTCACCACGACCGTCTTCGCCTTCATCCCGGGGCCCGCCATGCTCTATGTCGCGGCCCGCACGCTGGCTGCGGATCGCCGCGCGGGCCTGATGGCGACGCTTGGCATTCATGTCGGATGTTATGTGCATGTGGTGGCCGCCGCCGCAGGCCTGTCCATCCTTTTCCACCTGGTCCCCACGCTCTATGTCGCGGTGAAGCTCGCAGGCGCTGCCTATCTGATCTATCTCGGTGTCCGCATGTTCCGTGCCGCCCGCGCGGCTGGTGGCATGAGCGGCGCACTGCCGCCCGTAAAATCAGCAGGCCGTGCATTCCTGGAGAGCATGCTTGTTGAAATACTCAACCCGAAGACGGCGATTTTCTTCCTGGCCTTCCTGCCGCAGTTCATCGATGCGACGGCAGGCTTTCCAGTCTGGCTGCAGTTCCTGATCCTCGGCACGCTGGTCAATGCGATGTTCACCATCGCCGATATTGTCTGCGTCCTGGCGGCCGGCGCGATCACCGCGCGTCTATCACGGGTCTCGGCGCTGCAGCGCAATCTGCAAAGGACAGGGGGCGCGATCCTCGTCGGGCTGGGCCTCCAGGTCGCCTTCCAACGCACGTGA
- a CDS encoding AraC family transcriptional regulator yields the protein MHRQKAYHDRLDRVLDYIYTHLDDDLSFDRLADVACLSSHHWSRIYSAMRGETIVATIRRLRLQRAADQLANSDADIQAITRRARYSSADSFGRAFKEAFGTSPTAYREMGSHAAFKAASMASDGRGFPVTVETLPERRCAGIDHTGSYMNIDHAMGKLFGELVQRSLLPEEPAMIGMFFDDPDFGPEHALRSRACLPIPVSIAIEMPLVETVLRGGAYAKLSYKGPYADMRGAYRWLLGTWLPASGYEPDDAPIFEAYLNDARHVPQAELRTDIHLPLKAAP from the coding sequence ATGCATCGCCAGAAAGCTTATCACGACCGTCTCGATCGGGTCCTCGACTACATCTACACCCATCTGGACGATGATCTCTCTTTCGACCGTCTGGCGGACGTCGCCTGCCTTTCGTCCCATCATTGGAGCCGCATCTATTCAGCCATGCGCGGAGAGACGATTGTCGCCACGATCCGGCGGCTGAGGCTCCAGCGTGCGGCTGATCAACTCGCGAATTCCGATGCGGATATACAGGCCATCACCCGGCGCGCCCGCTACAGCTCTGCCGACAGCTTCGGGCGGGCATTCAAGGAGGCCTTCGGTACGAGCCCGACTGCTTACCGCGAGATGGGCTCGCATGCCGCGTTCAAAGCCGCCAGCATGGCCAGCGACGGCCGCGGTTTTCCCGTGACGGTGGAAACCTTGCCGGAGCGCCGCTGCGCTGGGATCGATCACACAGGATCTTACATGAACATCGACCATGCCATGGGCAAACTGTTCGGCGAACTTGTCCAGCGATCTCTTCTACCGGAGGAGCCTGCCATGATCGGCATGTTTTTCGACGATCCCGATTTCGGGCCAGAGCACGCCCTGCGTTCGCGGGCCTGCTTGCCGATACCCGTTTCCATTGCCATCGAAATGCCGCTGGTGGAGACAGTTCTGCGCGGTGGGGCCTACGCCAAGCTCAGCTACAAGGGGCCTTATGCCGATATGCGGGGTGCCTATCGCTGGCTGCTTGGCACTTGGTTGCCCGCCTCCGGTTACGAGCCGGATGATGCGCCAATCTTCGAAGCCTATCTCAACGACGCGCGTCACGTGCCGCAAGCGGAACTGCGCACAGACATTCACCTGCCGCTGAAAGCCGCGCCATGA
- a CDS encoding YqgE/AlgH family protein, which translates to MALSSKTDLRERGFLDGQLLIAMPGMPDGNFARAVVYICAHSDAGAMGFIINRSQSVTFADLLLHLELIDRNDAIMLPDHARHFPIQCGGPVEQNRGFVLHSDDYLSDSSIPVSDDISLTATLDIVRAISDGRGPRHATMLLGYAGWGPGQLEEEIAQNGWLHCAATESLIFDRSLDNKYDRALALMGINPAMLSMEAGHA; encoded by the coding sequence ATGGCATTGTCGTCGAAAACCGATCTGAGAGAACGCGGCTTCCTCGATGGACAGCTGCTGATTGCCATGCCGGGCATGCCCGATGGCAACTTTGCCCGCGCGGTCGTCTATATCTGCGCCCATTCCGATGCCGGTGCCATGGGCTTCATCATCAACCGCTCGCAATCGGTGACCTTCGCGGATCTCCTCCTGCACCTGGAGCTGATCGACCGCAACGACGCGATCATGCTGCCCGATCACGCCCGCCATTTTCCCATCCAGTGCGGCGGCCCGGTCGAGCAGAACCGTGGCTTCGTGCTGCATTCCGACGATTATCTGTCGGACAGCTCCATCCCCGTCAGCGACGACATCTCGCTTACCGCCACGCTCGATATCGTCCGCGCCATTTCGGACGGGCGCGGTCCCCGCCACGCCACCATGCTGCTCGGCTATGCCGGCTGGGGCCCGGGGCAGCTGGAAGAAGAGATCGCCCAGAACGGCTGGCTGCATTGCGCTGCCACCGAAAGCCTGATCTTCGACCGCAGCCTCGACAACAAATACGACAGGGCACTCGCCTTGATGGGGATCAATCCGGCCATGCTGTCGATGGAGGCGGGGCACGCCTGA
- a CDS encoding protein-disulfide reductase DsbD domain-containing protein: MSCSHLRGFSRSSRASVVAAALGLFSLASAMPALAASSDWAVNEGGRMRLILLPPEADGTRHGALVIEPKPGWITYWKEPGDVGIPPAITPQPGASYTVELIGFPVPKVLSNDEMTDVGYDQPVTLPLRLKNAPDDTGVTLSAFVGVCQNICIPFQADLSVPPDADGIANAVETALVRSAQAQVPPGPSPDFHVIDHQLGAGHRELVVRLKMPAGADSPKAFVSGPSGHVFVDSVASRGADGETILTLPIGKLPKKYKIAGKHWGILVISGDRAMETTLAFD; this comes from the coding sequence ATGTCTTGTTCCCATCTCCGAGGCTTTTCTCGCAGCAGCCGCGCATCGGTAGTTGCAGCAGCCCTTGGCCTGTTCTCGCTGGCGTCCGCCATGCCGGCGCTGGCGGCGAGCAGCGACTGGGCGGTGAACGAAGGCGGACGGATGCGCCTGATCCTGCTGCCCCCGGAGGCAGACGGGACGCGACACGGCGCGCTCGTGATCGAGCCCAAACCGGGCTGGATCACCTACTGGAAAGAGCCCGGCGATGTCGGCATTCCGCCCGCAATCACGCCTCAGCCGGGCGCGTCCTACACCGTGGAGCTTATCGGTTTTCCCGTGCCGAAGGTCCTCTCAAACGACGAGATGACCGATGTCGGCTATGACCAACCTGTTACCCTGCCGCTCCGCCTGAAGAATGCGCCTGATGACACCGGCGTGACGCTGAGTGCCTTTGTCGGAGTCTGCCAAAACATCTGCATCCCCTTCCAGGCCGATCTCAGCGTGCCGCCAGACGCAGACGGGATCGCCAATGCCGTCGAAACCGCCCTCGTCCGCTCGGCACAGGCCCAGGTGCCGCCAGGTCCCTCTCCCGACTTTCACGTCATCGACCACCAGCTGGGAGCCGGCCACAGAGAGCTCGTCGTGCGGCTGAAGATGCCAGCTGGCGCCGACAGTCCGAAGGCCTTTGTCAGCGGGCCGAGCGGCCATGTCTTCGTCGATTCCGTCGCCTCCCGAGGCGCCGATGGCGAGACGATTCTGACGTTGCCGATCGGCAAGCTGCCGAAGAAATACAAGATTGCCGGCAAACACTGGGGAATTCTCGTGATCAGCGGCGACCGCGCCATGGAAACCACGCTTGCCTTTGATTGA
- a CDS encoding peroxiredoxin has protein sequence MTIAIGDKLPQATFKEKTADGPVEITTEQLFAGKKVVVFAVPGAFTPTCTLNHLPGYLENRDALIARGVDDIAVVSVNDWHVMGAWAQHSGGQGKIHFLADWDASFTKALGLDIDLSGGGLGVRSKRYSMLVEDGVLKSLNIEENPGQATVSSAATMIEQLSA, from the coding sequence ATGACCATTGCCATTGGCGACAAGCTGCCCCAGGCCACCTTCAAGGAAAAGACCGCTGACGGTCCGGTGGAGATCACCACGGAACAGCTGTTTGCGGGCAAGAAGGTCGTCGTCTTCGCCGTTCCGGGTGCGTTTACCCCTACCTGCACGCTGAACCACCTGCCGGGCTACCTGGAAAACCGTGATGCGCTGATCGCGCGTGGCGTCGACGACATCGCCGTCGTCTCCGTCAACGACTGGCATGTCATGGGCGCCTGGGCTCAGCATTCGGGTGGCCAGGGCAAGATCCATTTCCTCGCCGACTGGGACGCCTCCTTCACCAAGGCGCTCGGCCTCGACATCGACCTGTCGGGCGGCGGGCTCGGCGTACGTTCGAAGCGCTATTCGATGCTGGTCGAGGACGGCGTGCTGAAGAGCCTCAACATCGAAGAGAACCCGGGCCAGGCGACGGTCTCCTCGGCCGCGACGATGATCGAGCAGCTCAGCGCCTGA
- a CDS encoding Dabb family protein: MIQHCVFLRFKAAVQEAEKQAIYAAIADLKDVVPGMLEVKAGANVSPEGLAGGYNDGFIVTFEDEMVRDYYLKHPKHVEVGERIVGATDGGLAGILVFDLAH; encoded by the coding sequence ATGATCCAGCACTGCGTGTTCCTGCGCTTCAAGGCGGCCGTCCAGGAGGCCGAGAAGCAGGCGATCTATGCGGCCATTGCCGATCTGAAGGACGTGGTACCGGGCATGCTGGAGGTGAAGGCCGGGGCAAATGTCTCGCCGGAAGGGCTGGCAGGCGGCTACAATGACGGCTTCATCGTCACCTTCGAGGACGAGATGGTCCGCGACTACTATCTGAAGCATCCGAAGCATGTCGAAGTCGGCGAACGCATCGTCGGCGCAACCGATGGTGGCCTGGCCGGCATCCTCGTCTTCGATCTGGCGCACTGA
- the rnhA gene encoding ribonuclease HI — protein MKHVEIYTDGACSGNPGPGGWGAVLRYGETEKELSGGEADTTNNRMELLATITALNALKDACEVDLYTDSKYVMDGISKWIFGWKKNGWKTADRKPVKNGELWQALDVANQRHKVKWHWVKGHAGHPENERADELARKGMEPFKKSGGFPKSLMVK, from the coding sequence ATGAAACATGTCGAGATCTACACAGACGGCGCCTGTTCGGGCAATCCCGGCCCCGGCGGCTGGGGTGCTGTGCTGCGCTACGGCGAAACCGAGAAGGAGCTTTCCGGCGGCGAGGCCGACACCACCAACAACCGAATGGAGCTGCTCGCCACGATCACTGCGCTGAATGCGCTGAAAGACGCCTGCGAAGTCGACCTCTACACCGACAGCAAATACGTGATGGACGGCATCTCCAAGTGGATCTTCGGCTGGAAGAAGAATGGCTGGAAGACCGCAGACAGGAAGCCGGTGAAGAATGGCGAGCTGTGGCAGGCGCTTGACGTCGCCAACCAGCGCCACAAGGTGAAGTGGCACTGGGTCAAGGGCCATGCCGGCCACCCGGAGAACGAACGCGCCGACGAGCTTGCCCGTAAGGGCATGGAGCCGTTCAAGAAGTCGGGCGGCTTTCCCAAGTCCCTGATGGTGAAGTGA
- a CDS encoding homoserine kinase, whose protein sequence is MAVYTDINEVDLKAFLAQYDAGELLSYKGIAEGVENSNFLLHTSKSPLILTLYEKRVEKSDLPFFLGLMHHLSERGLNCPLPLPRKDGELLGELSGRPAALISFLEGMWLRKPEAQHCREVGAALAKMHIASEGFELTRPNALSLEGWQLLWAKSEARADEVEEGLEAEIGAELDFLSTHWPKDLATGVIHADLFPDNVFFLGDTLSGLIDFYFACNDLLVYDLSICLNSWCFEKDGAYNITKGKAMIEGYQSVRPLSAAEIEALPILCRGSALRFFLTRLYDWLTTPAGALVVKKDPLEYLKKLRFHRAVTNASEYGLIA, encoded by the coding sequence GTGGCAGTCTATACCGATATCAACGAAGTCGACCTCAAGGCCTTTCTGGCGCAGTATGATGCAGGCGAACTGCTCTCCTACAAGGGCATCGCCGAAGGCGTGGAGAATTCCAACTTCCTGCTGCACACCTCGAAGTCCCCGCTGATCCTGACGCTCTACGAGAAGCGGGTCGAAAAGTCCGACCTGCCCTTCTTTCTCGGCCTGATGCATCACCTCTCGGAGCGCGGGCTCAACTGCCCGCTGCCCCTGCCGCGCAAGGATGGCGAACTGCTCGGCGAACTCTCGGGCCGCCCGGCAGCGCTGATCTCCTTCCTTGAAGGCATGTGGCTGCGAAAGCCGGAAGCGCAGCATTGCCGCGAGGTGGGCGCAGCCCTTGCCAAGATGCACATCGCCAGCGAAGGCTTTGAACTTACGCGTCCGAATGCCTTGTCGCTTGAAGGCTGGCAGCTGCTCTGGGCAAAGTCCGAGGCACGGGCCGACGAGGTGGAGGAGGGGCTGGAAGCCGAGATCGGCGCCGAGCTGGACTTCCTCTCGACCCATTGGCCGAAGGACTTGGCCACAGGCGTCATCCATGCCGATCTCTTCCCGGATAACGTCTTCTTCCTCGGCGACACCCTGTCGGGCCTGATCGACTTCTATTTCGCCTGCAACGATCTCCTGGTCTACGACCTCTCGATTTGCCTCAATTCCTGGTGCTTCGAGAAAGATGGCGCCTACAACATCACCAAGGGCAAGGCGATGATCGAAGGCTACCAGTCCGTGCGCCCGCTGTCGGCCGCCGAAATCGAGGCCCTGCCGATCCTCTGCCGCGGATCTGCTCTCCGCTTCTTCCTGACCCGCCTCTACGACTGGCTGACGACGCCCGCCGGAGCCCTGGTGGTCAAGAAGGACCCGCTCGAATATCTGAAGAAGCTGCGCTTCCACCGCGCCGTTACCAATGCCTCGGAATACGGACTGATCGCATGA
- a CDS encoding type II toxin-antitoxin system HicB family antitoxin: MQNFIGLIHKDPDSDYGVSFPDFPGVATAGTDLDDARRMAEEALAFHVEGMIEDGEAIPEPSSLEAIMSDPGNSDAVAVLIPLRTPAKKAVRVNITLAEDLLRAIDAHAEAHGLTRSGFLARAAEQQMTSDNNPNNIRGYALSA; encoded by the coding sequence ATGCAGAATTTCATTGGCCTCATTCACAAGGATCCCGACAGCGATTACGGCGTCTCCTTCCCCGATTTCCCCGGTGTCGCCACGGCGGGTACGGATCTGGACGATGCACGCCGCATGGCGGAGGAAGCTCTGGCATTCCATGTCGAAGGCATGATTGAGGATGGTGAGGCCATTCCGGAGCCTTCGTCGCTCGAGGCAATCATGTCTGATCCTGGAAATAGCGATGCCGTGGCCGTTCTCATCCCGCTGAGAACCCCTGCGAAGAAGGCAGTCCGCGTCAACATCACTCTGGCCGAAGACCTCCTGCGTGCCATTGACGCTCATGCCGAGGCGCATGGTCTGACGCGCTCTGGTTTCTTGGCCAGGGCGGCAGAGCAGCAGATGACGAGCGACAACAATCCGAACAACATCCGGGGCTATGCGCTCTCAGCGTGA